The following is a genomic window from Engystomops pustulosus chromosome 11, aEngPut4.maternal, whole genome shotgun sequence.
gcagggGAACTGGAAAGTTTGAGAAAAATTCCCAATGAGGCACAACTGACAAAAAAGTCTGTAGATGCACCCttttcatgtattttatttacatgtgcaccatagggggtctgattgcttataTACTGTGAACATACTGCTCTTGCATATATTGCTGAAGGACAGGGAGCCTCTGATAAGTCATGGAAAGCGATTAATGCCCCCATGCACCAATATGAAAGAGCTCATCCCCTGCAGCTGCATAGGTGCTTCCATGATTGCTTAGACATGGAGTACTAAACTCTTGGGCACCAGTACATAGCTGAGCTAGAGGGGGTGTAAAGGAGAGTGGTCGAGGTAATAAGGGAAACGGGTGGCTCAGAATACACAGAAAGATTatcaaaactgtttttttttttaatttgaaaaaggCGTTTATATGGCATTCtgggctgctgagcatttcattacagaggggaggctgctgggcattacattagtgagggggaggctgctgggcattacattagtgagggggaggctgctgggcattacattagtgagggggaggctgctgggcattacattagtgagggggaggctgctgggcattacattagtgagggggaggctgctgggcattacattagtgagggggaggctgctgggcattacattagtgagggggaggctgctgggcattacattagtgagggggaggctgctgggcattacattagtgagggggaggctgctgggcattacattagtgagggggaggctgctgggcattacattagtgagggggaggctgctgggcatttcattagttagGAGGCTTTGCCCATTTCACACCCTAGGTTTATACCCAGAGTCcctgtttttttgtggtaaaattagggtctgCAGCTTATACTCGTGTAGTTGTTGGTTACCCATCGAAGTTTTGTGATGTGGTTTCTTGACTGGTAGGATCTTCTGTTAATGACTCTTGCATGTCTGTACTCAGAGCCGATCCAAGTAGTAAATCAACATCTTGGCCTGCAGGAAGAAAATTTTCTTTAGAGATGTTTTCCATTCAGACGTTTGCTGCTGGTGACTGCTCTGTACCTTTCAGATGACTGGTAACTCTGGGGGTCCTGGGTAGCTGCACTTTTGCATCTGCTTTCATGCGCAAACCCTTGCTACTCCGAGGAGACCTTCTACAAGGAACGGACAATGCCGCCTTTGGTTCAGTCATTAAGGCTTGTTGGCAGGACTCCGAGAGCAGAGTTCGCCGATTTCTGCAGGCCCGACCTAGAGGAACAATGAATGGAATAGGAAgtaatttcattagtgaggggagggtgctgggtattacattagtgaggggaggctgctgggcatttcattagggggggtgctgggtattacattagtgaggggaggctgctgtgcatttcattagggggttgctgggtattacattagtgaggggaggctgctgtgcatttttattggtgaggggaggctgctgggcaagagaacatgggggagatatatcagaagtgtctgagagcagaactgttctagatgctcatggcaaccaatcagagttcagctgttCCAACAGTTAATTCTAAAATTatagctgagctttgattggttaccatttgcaactataacagttttaccttagacacctcttataaatctccccattgaACATTACATATAATTaagagtggaactaataaagCGGCACACTGCAGCTTGTGCGCAGGTGCGGGGCAGGAACGACCTGTGCCGCCCACTAGACCGCCGGCCTTCTGGCCACTCCCATTAAGCCCCTTCACGCCCACTTGGCCTGGAACGGCATAAAAGTTTATTgcttatttcagggcttttacacccttttctggcatagaagcccggataaatgacccccagtgtctgcaCGTGGGCCGCAAACAATGGGCCGTGTGCATCACTCTCACCCCAAAGATGTCTATGGAAAATGCAAGAAGGAATAGGCCCTGCCCCTGCCCTATAGtattctggcgtagaagcagttaAATAAAGGCAAATTCTTCTGGGATGACAATAGCGACTTTACCACCTCCACGCCCAGATAGCGCTTTTGTAATTGCACAGAGCAGCGCGGCTGGTAGTGATGGGTattacagctcttcttagtgatctggctcattaggcctcgctcactaagaagagccggctcctgaagggctccctattacatgtataatagggagccgcaggccagtgaTCACCCAACACAACTCCACTTTTAACCGGATTGTATCGGGTTGAAGGGATCGTGGGGAGCTGGTTAGGGGCAGGGTTGAGTGAGCCAACACATCGTTCAcaaaaaagagccggctcttagatGCAAAATCTTTATGCAAAACTAAGTCAGGTCGGAACTAGTGTAGTTTTGCACGGCAGCCACACCACCCGACGGATACAGCAAGAAGCCCAAGCCCCCATTATCTTTGtaaatttctcccttggtaccaTGGGATTTAATCTTACAACTTCCTCTATCGCCCCATAATCCCTATAAGTGGGCACTACCTACTGCTTCTTATAATACACCACCTCCAGAGTAACATTATAGTGGAACCACACAGTGGCGTAACTGAATGGGGCCCTcctcccttaaaaaatatacatatttacatactCACAAATGTGTGTTACAgttacacagtatacatatagagcataatgcagtatatacatcacagatacagtatatatacatcacatatgtcatacacattatgttgtacaatgtgcagcagaatatatatacataaaatcgggtacatcctccattctttagtttggcaggttagatgatggggccccctgacgctgtgggccccatagcagctgctatggctgctaccactgtagttacgcccctggaaccACACAAGCGTCCAGCATTGAAAAGATAAATTATGGCAGCGGCATATTGAAGAATTGCTACGATATTTTTTACTAGTTACTAGGGCAGACTGCACAGGCAGCGGTTGTGAACAAGCGATGGGCGATTTCACCCAACATTTCTGCCTCTAGTCTGGACTAGACAGTCGCACAATGAGGGACTATTGCTCGAAATTTGGGAACTATAGGAGGTACCATTAGGCAAAATGGACCCTGGCTAGTACAGGAGTCTGCTCTGCCGAATAAACAAGAATTCTCTGGGAAGTGCTGTCATCCTAAATTTTGTCTCTAGGAAAGCTCTATGATGGGCAGCAACAAATACAGCTGTGAATTGTGAGATGGGACTGCAAGTACAGTACTTTTCTTAAATGGAAACCCATCACCCGAAATGTCATTCTTAGCCGGtgacagttttttaaaaattgtaaaaaaaaaaaaaaaaaagcctttgtcagcattctgaaccatttcagtacttgatacaagtttaattcacattagctggctccctgccagcagtgtcctACTCATCTCCGAACCctgtcatgtgcactgagcagGCATGGGTGGGGGATGGTGGGGAGGAGAGTAAAAATGCCCCTTCTCCCAcgactcactacatgctgctggcagggagccaggtaatgtgaattaaacttacataaagtactgaaatgattcagaatgacgACAAAGTTTAAAATCAGCATATCATAGGCTCTTGGACCCATCAGCTAGAAATGACATTCCTGGGGACATATTTGCTCTaacctggggacttcctgtaAATCTTGCTAATAATTTATTCAATCATTGGTATTAATTTAATACGGGAAACAATAAGTGATAGACAAAGGATTATCACTTTAGATTACAGCTGAGGAACAGACCGATCTGGACTTGAAGCACGTTTTGCATTTTTATTGAGATTATTAGTCCCTCCATCAGATAATCAACGCCTTTAAGATCCCCGAGCTAACTGCGAAACTAAAAATGTATATGGCGGGTACAGAAAATATTcaaaccctttaaatttttcactctttgttttattgcagccaattggtgaaGCCAAAAAAGTTCTTCTTGACAGAAGAAAAATCAGGAATGCAGATATTTCTGCTAAATTTATTAAACAGCgtgttcagcccctggtgataagtgttGAGTTGAAGCTTTGGtgctggtgcagccaggaatcttcttgggaagatgctacaggtttctcacccctggatttggggatcttctgcctcttccttgccgatcctctccagttcctcaggttggatggtgaacgttggtggaggccattagtCTATCCAGAATTGGTTccgggtttaggtccgggctctggctgggccagtcaggaatggtcacagatgttctgaagcctctgcagtGATATTTTAGcggtgtgcttagggtcattggggcacatttactaagggtccgccggaTGCATTTCTGAcaggtttcgcaatttttttcagatttgccccgggtttttggcgcacgtgatcggattgtggcgcatcggcgtcggcttgcatgcaacacaaatcgggggcgtggatgtcggacaacccgactaatttgtacaaaccgcggaatttaaaaagcaaattgtgtcgcaagatcagcactcacatgcaccgggaagaagaagctgaactccggcggacctcagcgggggaagcgacccatgcaggaaattggacgcacaatcttagtgaatcgcggcagctccgaatcctcgtcggacattccggatcggcggcgtcaacgggccgggtaagtaaatgtggcccattgtcttttcggaagctgaggagaggcttccgtcagaactttctcccatcaccctactgcatctctggagcacagtcacagtgatcttggggttcttctttacctctcttaccAAGGGTCTTCTCTCACACTTGCTTAGTCTGGCCGGACAACTATGTCgagaaagagttgtggtcattcCAAAATTCTTtcctttaaggattatggagaccactgtgctcttaggaaccttgagttgctgcagaaattattttataaccttgtccagatctgtgccttgccacaattctgtctctaagctccttgggcagttccttagacctcattattctcatgtgctgtgacacgcactgtgaggtcttgtatagacaggtgtgcgccttttctaatcaagtccCGTCAGTttgattaaacacagctggactctaatgaaggagtagaaccatctcaaggaggatcagaaggaaatggacagcatgcaaGTTTaacatgagtgtcacagcaaaggggctgaatacttatcaccatggaatatttaagtttttcttgtttcataaattagcaaaaatacctatatttcaggtttttatttctgtcaagatgggagcagagtgtacattagtgAGCACAAAAAGTATgttttttgatcttatcaattggctgcaatgaaacaaagtgaaaatATAAAGGGGTCGGAATACTTTCTGCACCCACTGTAATAATACGAGTTGTGCTGGAACTTCCCAACTCAAGAAGGTGAGAGCATAGAAAAATTCTTATGCCCTTATCTTAACTAAGGAGTCTGCACATGATGCGCTGTGActcttctctttctttctctttcctcTTCAATTGgccctactccccccccccccccccgttgcacATAGATGGGATGATGCCGATTCTCTCCACCTTTCAATTGTCCTCAATAGCATGTCGACAATAACATAAGGCACAAGAGAAGTgggcattttaagaatttacacTTTTATGATTCAGAGGGTTTTGGGTAAATGCAACTTATGAGGTTAAAAGACACATCACAacctcttaaagaggacctaacATCAGATTAACATACCATGATGTAGGGGGCTACTACACAGCTATCCAGGGGCACTTTGTTtttctagcccccatggttgcCGAGATATTGGTCCCAGTttgtgaccattataatcctatatactgtcagagaggaggtgctgcagcagaggaggaggcgtgtATTATGCTAATCTTACACACCTCctcccagcacctcctctctgacagtacataggattataatggtcagaaactgggaccaatatctcagcaaccatgggggctagaaaaaaaattctaagtgtCCCTGAatatgtgtagcagcccctatattatacatagataaaacaccacatgtgtgaggtggtgaaagggccTCTTTAAACACtgataattaaaaattaaattcaGTATATATCCGAGTATTAGTGCTTACCAAGCCTGGCTGTTTCCAGCTTTTTCATGGATGAGGTATTGGAGACGCTCTGTTGTGTATCTTCCGATATCTCCTCGCTCTCTGGTCCTTCATCCTCGTCTTCTGTGTCTGCGACCTCTGCTGCGGGAACTAGTATTTCCTGTGCTATGCTCAGTCCTGCATCCGTTGCCGTGACCTGTTCCTGGTGTTTTTCCGAGATTTCAGTTGTCAGGAGCCATCTACCCCCAGGCTCGGGACTCTCTTCCGGTGATCTCCCGGCTTCATTACATTCATGTGGACATAACTTATGACTTTCTTGTATAGAAGTGCTATGTGGGTCTATCTCTGTGTTCTCCATATTACTCTCTGGTCCTTCCTCTGTGgttatcttggggacattctcCTGCCCCATTGCCCCGTTTTCTGGCTCGGGTGACTGGACTGAAGCGTCTCCCTTTATGTTCTTCCCATCAAGTCCTTCATTGTCATCATGTGGATCCCAAGAAAACTGATGTTCATCTTTGCAACCCCATAACAAAGTTGATGTTTCAGACCCTTCTGCGGGATCTGGCTGTGCCAAGATGGTTGGAGGAGAATTACAGCTTGTGCCATGTTGGTGACACAAAAAAGCCAATTGATGAAGAGACGGGACGGACACGGAAAGCTGGGTGATTGCTTTTAGAACTATTCCACAACAAACCATAAAAGAAAAGATAAAAATGGCAAATAAGAAGGTTATTTTATTTAGGATACTGATATATTGTGGGGGGTCTCTAGGCTAGTTACATCGAAAGTGATGACATAATGCCCATTGTGCATGTAATGTCTAAGCCAATCATCTCAGATGTCAtgtggacaatggggcagatttacttacccggcccattcgcgatccagcggtgcgttctctgcagtggattcgggtcttccggcgattcactaaggcagttcctccgacgtccaccaggtgccgctgctgcgctgaagttccccgaggtccgccgtagttcacgatcctattcctgaagcaggtaagtgcgtgtccagcgacatttttaatttttttttaaatgcggcggtttctccgaatccgtctgggttttcgttcgaccacgccccccaatttccgtcgcgtgcatgccggcgccaaagcgccacaatccgatcgcgtgagccaaaaacctggggaaatTCCGGGAAaagcgacgcaaatcggaaatattcgggtaacacgccgggaaaacgcgaatcgggcccttagtaaatgaccccctatgtgtcctaCATTTTTAGGAAACCAGTCATGAAGATTGATAGCCACAAGTCATCGCCAACCTGTTGTGTGGATAGAAGTAATAATCTTAGACAAataacctttaaaggggttggccactcttttacacaagtgtctttactgccttaataataatatcTGAATTTTCATCAAGTGAttaagcagtcctgctacttacttagGTGCTCTCTgtaaactctctgtggatctttgtctACACATATTTGCACTGATGCATAGGAGGAGATGCAGCagtagagttatgactcatcctgctccttcccctcttcctgtgtccaTCAGTGAGACGGACAGTGTGAGAAAGAGGCACAGTTGGAGACGCTATTAACACAGACGGAAGCAGTGAGAAAcatgaagttgtgtatatatacagagagcaACATGGAAAGGACAGGGAAAGACACagctacatatacatgcagatacatgtctaatggaagacatttattgaaaagtggccaacccctttaagaaatgaaggggTTGGAGAAGAATCATTAGTCTTTCCCCTCTTAGCTTGTTCCATAGGACAAGTCTATAATCtacattctgatgctgccactgaGACTTGTGATGCTGTTCCAGGCCTGTTATATAGAAGAAACCCAccagtaaaggggttttcccatgaacaaaagttaggccctatccacgggattgagcctaacttgctgatcagtgggggactcagtgatgagaccaccacagatcacaaaaaaaaaaagagggctcCAATGGGGTCCGACGTACCTCTGCTGGACTCCTCATTgctccatcagagtaatggagtagacggccgcgcatgaccgttctgctccattaatctctatgctgCTGCCGGAAATTGCCGGGcactgcgctcaccgatctccgtcagctccatagagattaatggagcagaacggtcatgcgtggccaactgctccattactctgacagagcgacgaggggtctgacggaggtacctgggaccccgaATGGACCCCTCTTTTTcgttatctgtgggggtctcattacggagacccccactaatcagcaagttaggccctatcctcagaattgggcctaacttttgttcgtgggaaaacccctttaacctcagtGCTGTAGTTGAACTATCAAAGGCTCCAATGTCACTTAGACATCCCCATTTCCCGCTGAGGGAGGGCAGGGTGTAATAGGTAGTAATCGGAAAGTACATACCTGGCGGTTTAGGGCCGGCACTTGTCCTGTAACTGTGAAGAAAGAAGGATGAGCTATTAGACCAGATAGAGGTCACGCACTGGTGTGCAGATGACCCACTatggacttaaagagaacctaccaccacgaatctacctataaaggtagatcgggtggtaggtggatgtaagggacgtgaggagagctctttttagagctaatcctcacgtccccactaacttttgggaaactttattaacctaatatgtaaatttagttatgcggctactggggcgtggagtagccggcacgaggctacacggcgcggctactccacgccccagtagccacattactccttctaccctgttgtgtgcggcgcgcagctcctcgtagctgcgtgccctcgtccgatatgatggcgttctgcgcatgcgcagaacgccggctgagcagtcccagctccgaggccggagctactgcgcatgcgcagtagccggcttgtcagacgagggcacgcagctacgaggagctgcgcgccgcacacacagggtaggaggagtaacgtagctactggggcgtggagtagccgcaccgtgtagcctcgtgccggctactccacgccccagtagccgcataactaaatttacatattaggttaataaagtttcccaaaagttagtggggacgtgaggattagctctaaaaagagctctcctcacgtcccttacatccacctaccacccgatctacctttataggtagattcgtggtggtaggttccctttaaccaggaCTGACATCAGAAAACAATAAATGGGCAAACATCTACACTGACCTGTCCAGCAAGAATTTGGCAAGCTGAGAGTGCAGGGAAAAGCCCAAGTGATCCTTAAGGGCGCACCATTCATCAAGGTGATTGCCAAGACGGATTCTGGACTTTCCTCGCTGAGCATCTAGAAGACGCCGCTTCTCGCGTCGAGCTGCCTCCTGGGAGAAGAGAGACAAGTCACTTTTCTTAAGCGTTTTTAGCCTACATGAAATCTGCATCATATCCTCAGATTGTAATGTAATGGTGGCAGAAAAACGGATCAGGGCGAAATAAAAGCATATAAATCTGTGTTAAAAACACCCAATAACTCCACATAAAATACATTTCGGTGCCGATTCACATGTGGATTTTCTGCAGGACAATCCGCATCATTAGAATCGGCAATAATCGGCCTCCGCAAGTTATTTGTTAGCTCCTATAAATCACTGGCGCTAACCTCCACCAATCACACGATGGCGCCCCTGGCCATAAATATTAATGGGCTATCTGTAGGGTGATTGGATATTGTGATATTAGATCTGAGGATATTTGCTGGGTTTTGACCTAACCCGGATCGGCAGTCAATTTAGAGTGTAACATTTACCGCTAAAGTAAAAGACTGGGACGTGTTTGCGACTTCAGTGTCCACAACATTTCCACCATAAACTTGCACGTATGGAATATTCACACATAAAAGCGATATAAAAcgctataccgtatttttcggactataaggcgcaccatcaataaatgcctgctaaaacgtctaggttcatatataaggcgcactggactataaagcgcacctgattataaggatgaatgaccagcaggtggcagacctgtgcacagtacaaggcagctgttgtctgtaagtacggttcatatataaggcgcactggactataaggcgcacctttgatttctgagaaactcaaaggattttttgtgcgccttatagtacgaaaaatatggtaagtcaAAGGAAGTAAAATTTACTTAGACCACAACAGGGGTCGGGAACGTATGGCTCgtgagccagatatggctcttttgatggccgcatctggctcgtagccagggctcctatccaggggcgtaactacagccgtagctgTAGCTCCTATCCAGGGGCCCGTATGTCTGGGGCCCCAGGTGTGCCCCCGGCTGTAGTCatgcccctggatgtaatcgGCAGCGGGAGATTCATACAGAGGAGAGAGCTTCATACTCGGGAGAAggtccagcacctgaggagaaggtgTCAGCAGCCgggatcagccagagataagtgctccctccccccagtgtctcctctcacTCTGCCTTAACcacttagtgtcctgtgtgcagctatgaaGTCCTCCTCAGTGTCCCTAAAACACATACAGACCCCCTCTGCATCATTCccacatatcttcccccaccactgcatctctacattaaaggggtattccgggaatatgaacgtctgacacaaaaacccatgatgatataaataaatgaatacaacaatactcaatgtcattagtcacaaaacggagctaaaataatatgattttatgatttacaaaatttatggcctctctaaagtaggtggagttatcactaagatggccgccgctggaaactacaagttccatgatcctttagttctcagtaactcctcctaccacttatgctctgctcccagtgatgatgtaacaggttttcttgctctgttaccatagtaatgatgtgtaactgccatcaccacaacactgaccatactggatgcactgcaaccaaccgactacaaccaaacgtagtggtgatcacatgacctgcccaggcaggtacaggacatgtgatgtggacatgtgaccagcagccatcttctgtcctgtgtcttctccgcgcggaggaaataaacggactgattaaagggccagtagcattttaattcttcattacagtctatgtcaccagcattttctgctaaggggagcaaaattttaaataacaactaattacacattagcttatattttgagtgcccacttgtatatgaattatgctgattcctggaatacccctttaatgtgaggttctgcagcagctgagatatgTAATAGctagacaaaattgtggtgcacgtcagtaataaatgtggcgcacggtacgactaagcagtaacagcccctttaggtgcagatttttctgtcttgtcggacacagagcagctgcgacacaaaactggcacagacactttataaatacatgtacaagctccaaagatgttctatgCAGTGCAAagtcaccagaaaactggcgcatacactttaatatatgtgtattataatgttctacaGCGGTTGGCGCGTGTATCGGGAGGTTCTGTAGTAGGTGGCGCGTGTATCGGGAGGTTCTGTAGTAGGTGGCGCGTGTATCGGGAGGCCCTGTAGTAGGTGGCGCGTGTATCGGGAGGTCCTGTAGTAGGTGGCGCGTGTATCGGGAGGTCCTGTAGTAGGTGGCGCGTGTATCGGGAGGTCCTGTAGTAGGTGGCGCGTGTATCGGGAGGTCCTGTAGTAGGTGGCGCGTGTATCGGGAGGTCCTGTAGTAGGTGGCGCGTGTATAGGGAGGTCCTGTAGTAGGTGGCGCGTGTATCGGGAGGTTCTGTAGTAGGTGGCGCGTGTATCGGGAGGTTCTGTAGTAGGTGGCGCGTGTATCGGGAGGTTCTGTAGTAGGTGGCGCGTGTATCGGGAGGTCCTGTAGTAGGTGGCGCGTGTATCGGGAGGTCCTGTAGTAGGTGGCGCGTGTATCGGGAGGTCCTGTAGTAGGTGGCGCGTGTATCGGGAGGTCCTGTAGTAGGTGGCGCGTGTATCGGGAGGTCCTGTAGTAGGTGGCGCGTGTATCGGGAGGTCCTGTAGTAGGTGGCGCGTGTATCGGGAGGTCCTGTAGTAGGTGGCGCGTGTATCGGGAGGTCCTGTAGTAGGTGGCGCGTGTATCGGGAGGTCCTGTAGTAGGTGGCGCGTGTATCGGGAGGTCCTGTAGTAGGTGGCGCGTGTATCGGAAGGTCCTGCAGTGGATGGCGCATGTATCGGGAAGTTCTGTAGTAGgtggcgcgtgtattggggggttctgcggtGGCTGgaacttgtattgggaggttttgCTGCAGCTGATGcctgtattggggggttctgcagcggctggcgtgtgtattgggaggttctacGGCGGATGgtgtgtgtattgggaggttctgcagcggctggcacttgtattgggatgttcttcagcagctggcgtgtgtattgggaggttctgcggcggatggtgtgtgtatgggggggggggttctgcgaCGGTTGGCGCGTGTATTCTGCAGGTTCTGTTTTTGCTTATCATTGACTTTAGTAAATTGAACCTACAAGTTCTCTATGGGACTGCGCACCCtcttttttgtttactttatttAAGACCAACACTTTAAAAGGgccactgacagaacaatggctccagcagtcattagtacagcaaggagtgttcctccccctGTACTGGGCCtccactggaccaaaacaatggtaattccctgtaaaataaaaattagataATTTACA
Proteins encoded in this region:
- the ZNF692 gene encoding zinc finger protein 692, whose protein sequence is MQEAARREKRRLLDAQRGKSRIRLGNHLDEWCALKDHLGFSLHSQLAKFLLDSYRTSAGPKPPVLKAITQLSVSVPSLHQLAFLCHQHGTSCNSPPTILAQPDPAEGSETSTLLWGCKDEHQFSWDPHDDNEGLDGKNIKGDASVQSPEPENGAMGQENVPKITTEEGPESNMENTEIDPHSTSIQESHKLCPHECNEAGRSPEESPEPGGRWLLTTEISEKHQEQVTATDAGLSIAQEILVPAAEVADTEDEDEGPESEEISEDTQQSVSNTSSMKKLETARLGRACRNRRTLLSESCQQALMTEPKAALSVPCRRSPRSSKGLRMKADAKVQLPRTPRVTSHLKGQDVDLLLGSALSTDMQESLTEDPTSQETTSQNFDGPDTAEKQKDPLPGEPSDMGEVPRGIEEEEQSTAIESRENGGQRSPCKDQKTNRRQFLVDEELAQISKKRIRKATQQELLMCEYDDCGKIFSKRQYLNFHQKYQHMNQRTFRCSVTECGKTFNFKKHLKEHEKRHSDRRDFICEFCARAFRSSSNLIIHRRIHTGEKPLQCEFCGFTCRQKASLNWHMKKHDADSFYKFPCDICGQRFEKRDNLAAHKSRKHPTPRDTIPQETSTMDNACRAEAGHTETLAPEQKLPPTAPQEGKETLFPEYLDLSESVPEVSQQPVQAPGGTGISLVIVL